From the Candidatus Krumholzibacteriota bacterium genome, one window contains:
- a CDS encoding thiamine-monophosphate kinase — MEGVHFRRKYSTLSQAVQKAITSNVSDIYSMGGRPLRILLSAGVPAGCQEKDVEDMIEGLKKGCACYDLRLAGGDTVFSPEFFFFDISILGSVEKGSALKREGAMKGDSLVLFGECGGSMAGLWTLGEIFDTPEGNGMARDFMRLGEKERDKIKEIMPALSTDTTMEDIAGMAGEKGLNRRVVEIIGLIKQHLVPRAVRVNRKDIDSRGLKITAMTDISDGIAEELASLCGASGTGALIDLQAIPVPSFLATGQVFGEDQIERVSLASGEEYSQMAAISGLTGGTVPEGAAVIGELTDPIEGMKARGYDGKKRKIVESGYEHDFQ; from the coding sequence GTGGAGGGTGTCCATTTCAGACGGAAATATTCGACCCTCAGCCAGGCTGTCCAGAAAGCGATAACCTCAAACGTCTCAGACATATACTCGATGGGAGGCAGGCCTCTGAGGATACTCCTCTCTGCCGGTGTGCCGGCAGGCTGCCAGGAGAAGGATGTCGAGGATATGATCGAGGGGTTGAAAAAAGGATGCGCCTGTTACGATCTGCGGCTCGCCGGAGGGGATACCGTTTTTTCGCCGGAATTCTTCTTTTTTGACATATCTATCCTCGGATCGGTGGAAAAAGGTTCCGCTCTGAAGAGAGAAGGGGCGATGAAAGGGGATTCTCTGGTCCTCTTCGGAGAATGCGGAGGTTCCATGGCCGGACTATGGACGCTGGGAGAGATTTTTGACACTCCTGAAGGCAACGGCATGGCGCGAGATTTTATGCGATTGGGGGAAAAAGAGAGGGATAAGATAAAAGAGATCATGCCGGCCCTGTCGACCGATACGACGATGGAAGATATAGCCGGTATGGCGGGGGAAAAGGGATTAAACCGGCGGGTGGTGGAAATAATCGGGCTGATCAAGCAGCATCTCGTGCCGAGAGCGGTCAGGGTGAACAGGAAAGATATTGATTCGAGGGGATTGAAGATCACCGCGATGACCGATATAAGCGACGGGATCGCTGAAGAGCTTGCCTCTCTTTGCGGCGCGAGCGGAACAGGGGCCTTGATAGACCTTCAGGCTATCCCGGTTCCCTCTTTTCTCGCGACAGGTCAGGTGTTCGGGGAAGACCAGATCGAAAGAGTCTCTCTTGCAAGCGGCGAGGAATATTCACAGATGGCGGCGATAAGCGGTCTCACCGGCGGTACTGTGCCCGAAGGTGCCGCTGTAATAGGGGAACTGACAGATCCTATCGAGGGTATGAAGGCAAGAGGGTATGACGGAAAGAAGCGAAAGATCGTGGAAAGTGGATATGAACATGATTTTCAATGA
- a CDS encoding HAMP domain-containing histidine kinase, which produces MAIISEDDKKSGAALADFDIEKEIKALRSEIKRYESIFDSARMIVGHELNRPLTSISGYLQLLESRFENISGEKELGYFSKAKKAAEELQDLVEAFIQMLRFDRSSDNGDDLQEVDLYKMVEELKNKYADSSPGLVNNIDRDMPVFLLRAGCLEIALDNLVSNGLKHGGNAEPVEVSATLQVDRRGISRKRLLIITVRDYGSGISEEEIKEIFDPFYRGSAREKVSGLGLGLSLVKNVMNIMMGDIRIKSGPGRGVTATIAIPIHDENPDPYERIG; this is translated from the coding sequence TTGGCGATTATCTCGGAAGACGACAAAAAATCAGGAGCCGCGCTCGCCGATTTTGATATCGAAAAAGAGATCAAAGCGCTTCGTTCCGAGATCAAGAGGTATGAAAGCATATTCGATTCGGCGCGGATGATAGTCGGTCATGAACTCAACAGGCCCCTTACATCGATAAGCGGATATCTTCAGCTTCTTGAATCAAGGTTTGAGAATATTTCAGGAGAGAAAGAACTGGGATATTTCTCCAAGGCGAAAAAAGCCGCCGAGGAACTGCAGGATCTCGTTGAGGCGTTCATCCAGATGCTTCGCTTCGACAGATCGTCAGATAACGGAGACGATCTGCAGGAAGTAGATCTTTATAAAATGGTCGAAGAGCTGAAAAACAAATATGCAGACTCTTCCCCCGGCCTGGTAAACAACATAGACCGGGATATGCCGGTATTCCTGTTGAGGGCGGGGTGCCTCGAGATAGCACTGGACAACCTTGTCTCGAACGGGTTGAAGCACGGGGGGAATGCAGAGCCGGTAGAGGTGTCGGCGACCCTTCAGGTCGACAGGCGGGGAATATCAAGAAAACGGCTGTTGATTATCACGGTCAGGGACTACGGATCAGGGATATCGGAAGAAGAGATAAAGGAGATATTCGACCCCTTCTACAGGGGCAGCGCCAGGGAGAAGGTCAGCGGCCTGGGGCTGGGGCTTTCCCTCGTGAAAAATGTCATGAATATCATGATGGGAGATATCCGTATCAAGAGCGGACCGGGCAGGGGTGTGACGGCGACGATAGCGATCCCGATCCACGATGAGAATCCGGATCCATATGAAAGAATAGGTTAG
- a CDS encoding response regulator has protein sequence MGSEDVNGEFKILVVDDEEHIRRILQFQLEKFGFDVITAENGEVALELVHRERPDLLILDLMMPKMDGFEVCKKLRSNFQTSQIPIIMLTAKSDLADKIKGLGGGANDYLVKPYSNEELILRVRNVLEWSQKQKNANPLTGFAGNKVIEKELQKRIEAGESFAFLYIDIDNFKAYNDYYGYQKGDESILFVADTISEAVNSLGGQNDFVGHIGGDDFIILTSVDRAEFVSRHIIDEFDKGSLFLMNEEDIRRGYLEIRNRLGEIKRVPLMSLTVAIVVNEERRLRHFAQVSDIASELKKFGKGMTGSVVVRERRRKTSPAEKIEQ, from the coding sequence ATGGGGTCGGAAGACGTAAATGGAGAATTCAAAATACTCGTCGTCGATGACGAGGAACATATCAGAAGGATACTGCAGTTCCAGCTGGAAAAATTCGGATTCGACGTGATAACAGCTGAGAACGGCGAAGTAGCCCTCGAGCTGGTACACCGCGAAAGACCGGATCTTTTGATCCTCGACCTGATGATGCCGAAGATGGACGGATTCGAAGTATGTAAAAAACTTCGGTCCAATTTTCAGACTTCGCAGATACCGATAATAATGCTTACCGCCAAGAGCGACCTGGCGGACAAGATAAAGGGTCTAGGGGGCGGCGCCAACGACTACCTGGTAAAACCATATTCAAATGAAGAATTGATCCTCCGCGTAAGAAATGTCCTCGAATGGAGCCAGAAGCAGAAGAATGCCAATCCCCTGACAGGGTTCGCGGGAAACAAGGTGATCGAGAAGGAACTTCAGAAAAGGATCGAGGCGGGGGAATCGTTCGCCTTCCTCTATATCGACATCGATAATTTCAAGGCTTATAACGACTACTATGGCTACCAGAAGGGCGACGAATCGATCCTTTTTGTCGCCGACACGATATCCGAAGCGGTCAATTCCCTGGGCGGGCAGAACGATTTTGTGGGACATATTGGAGGAGATGATTTTATCATCCTCACCTCCGTCGACCGCGCTGAATTTGTTTCACGGCACATAATAGATGAATTCGACAAGGGATCCCTCTTCCTCATGAACGAAGAAGATATCCGGAGGGGATATCTGGAGATCAGAAACCGTCTCGGAGAGATCAAGAGGGTACCTCTGATGTCTCTGACAGTCGCGATCGTCGTCAATGAAGAGAGGCGTTTGCGCCACTTTGCGCAGGTCAGCGATATAGCGTCGGAACTGAAAAAATTCGGCAAGGGGATGACCGGAAGCGTCGTCGTAAGGGAGAGACGCAGGAAGACGAGCCCTGCCGAGAAGATAGAGCAGTGA
- a CDS encoding HAD-IA family hydrolase, with protein MIKLVIFDLDNTLTDFIRMKENSIEAAIKAMIDSGVDLPAQKIKERILHIYDEEGIEYQKVFDKLLADLLGGVDHRALAAAIVAYRKAREAALVLYPHVNSTLLALVKKGLKLAVISDAPRKEAWLRLCYLQLQHIFDTVVAFEDSGEHKPSPRPFRMVLDELGIEPHEAIMVGDWPERDIVGASELGITTIFARYGDTFGTEVSGADYDIDDISRILEIVDELGSRQGKDKRDVSRYKRRDESARQRDD; from the coding sequence ATGATAAAACTCGTAATATTCGATCTCGATAACACGCTTACCGACTTTATCCGGATGAAGGAAAATTCGATCGAGGCGGCGATAAAGGCGATGATCGACTCGGGAGTCGATCTTCCCGCTCAGAAAATAAAAGAGAGGATACTCCATATCTACGATGAAGAGGGGATCGAGTATCAGAAGGTCTTCGATAAACTTCTTGCCGATCTTCTCGGAGGAGTCGACCACAGGGCCCTGGCGGCGGCGATCGTCGCTTACAGAAAGGCGCGAGAGGCCGCGCTCGTCCTTTATCCGCACGTGAATAGCACGCTTCTGGCCCTCGTTAAGAAAGGATTGAAACTGGCCGTTATTTCCGATGCTCCGCGGAAAGAGGCATGGTTGAGGCTCTGCTACCTTCAGCTCCAGCATATATTCGACACGGTGGTGGCGTTCGAGGACTCAGGAGAACATAAACCGAGCCCGCGGCCATTCAGAATGGTCCTCGACGAGCTTGGAATCGAGCCTCATGAAGCGATAATGGTCGGAGACTGGCCAGAGCGCGATATCGTAGGGGCCTCCGAGCTCGGTATCACGACCATATTCGCCAGATACGGAGACACTTTCGGTACGGAGGTCTCAGGGGCCGATTACGACATCGATGATATCTCGCGGATCCTCGAGATAGTCGATGAACTCGGCAGCAGGCAGGGAAAGGATAAAAGAGATGTATCTCGTTACAAGCGAAGAGATGAGAGCGCTCGACAGCGAGACGATTGA
- a CDS encoding histidine phosphatase family protein, translating into MLLYIVRHGRTDWNDERRVMGLSPVSLNSRGREMVESLGRFLAGEKIGTIYSGTLVRTMETASILASSWDAQIVEEPRLNESPYEKWVGKRYSELEKDEDFILYSARPTASSFSRNEGIADIQERVLASIDRIAREEKSGRAALVSHSDVIKPAIAHFLGTGLDSIHRISIANASVSLLDLPAGRTARIVYMNLMPWKWKSVMSGI; encoded by the coding sequence ATGCTGCTGTATATCGTAAGGCATGGAAGGACCGACTGGAACGATGAGCGAAGGGTGATGGGCCTGAGCCCGGTATCTCTCAATTCCAGGGGACGGGAGATGGTCGAAAGCCTCGGCCGCTTTCTTGCCGGTGAGAAGATAGGAACGATATACTCCGGGACGCTGGTGAGGACTATGGAGACTGCCAGCATCCTGGCCAGCTCGTGGGACGCGCAGATAGTCGAAGAACCGAGGCTGAATGAATCTCCGTACGAGAAATGGGTGGGAAAGAGGTATTCGGAGCTTGAAAAGGACGAGGATTTCATCCTCTATTCAGCGCGTCCCACCGCTTCGTCCTTTTCGCGGAACGAGGGGATCGCCGACATTCAGGAGAGGGTGCTTGCTTCTATAGACAGGATCGCCAGGGAAGAAAAAAGCGGCCGCGCGGCGCTTGTCTCGCATAGCGATGTTATAAAACCGGCCATAGCCCACTTTCTCGGCACCGGGCTCGATTCGATCCACAGAATATCGATAGCCAATGCTTCGGTAAGTCTCCTTGATTTGCCGGCTGGCCGGACGGCGAGGATCGTCTATATGAACCTGATGCCATGGAAGTGGAAGAGCGTCATGTCAGGGATTTGA
- a CDS encoding T9SS type A sorting domain-containing protein → MKQIILSIVIFLAFASPAWPHEGMLALFTDMDRTSRDENVELYTIQDIYLFYIRDNGPEQINAYEFRFLVSSPDVLIMNPEWPPNTMAFGDVTVDVSVAGTVDLCEEWGSADYFYLGTIPVINYGDPDTFTISIVPPADPASNFAVCLCDPSHSIHPVIGDFFLFNGDYIPPCVIGAEASSENSIEITFDRELSPASAHNLANYNIYNDMLPESALGVTGVSLGEGNSMVEVSLEEQLVWNEDYVVEAGGIKDVNGFTILNDTEGSSLVFTAQEVTATLLLGYEIEDRGESIVISWELSEIDEGALFHLLRSENSSPVFSLLPSQDLSREGMKFRYEDTSCQAGEKYRYRIVVDNDATRKILFETEEISLPELQISLDQNYPNPFNPATSISFTLPRGGKADLSVYSVEGKLIATLLDRVCVKGENTVVWNGSDRKGNLVPSGVYFYRLSAGKKVLTRKMVLLR, encoded by the coding sequence ATGAAACAGATCATCTTATCGATCGTCATTTTTCTCGCCTTCGCTTCACCTGCCTGGCCTCATGAAGGCATGCTCGCGCTATTCACCGATATGGACAGGACCTCTCGTGATGAGAATGTCGAACTCTATACGATCCAGGATATCTATCTTTTCTATATCAGGGACAACGGCCCGGAGCAGATCAATGCCTATGAATTCCGATTCCTCGTATCCTCCCCCGATGTGCTCATCATGAATCCGGAATGGCCGCCGAATACGATGGCTTTCGGGGATGTGACTGTCGACGTCTCGGTAGCCGGCACGGTCGACCTCTGCGAGGAATGGGGCTCGGCAGATTATTTCTATCTTGGTACTATACCGGTGATCAATTACGGGGATCCCGACACGTTCACAATAAGCATAGTCCCTCCGGCAGATCCAGCTTCGAACTTTGCCGTATGCCTGTGCGATCCATCCCATTCAATACATCCCGTTATCGGAGACTTTTTCCTCTTTAACGGAGATTACATCCCGCCATGCGTCATCGGAGCTGAAGCTTCGTCGGAGAACTCGATAGAGATCACCTTCGACAGGGAACTTTCTCCCGCCTCCGCTCATAACCTCGCCAACTACAATATATATAACGATATGCTTCCTGAATCCGCTCTTGGTGTCACAGGCGTCTCGCTTGGAGAGGGAAACAGTATGGTCGAGGTGTCGCTCGAAGAGCAGCTTGTATGGAATGAGGATTATGTCGTAGAGGCCGGCGGCATAAAAGACGTGAATGGATTTACAATACTCAACGATACGGAAGGGTCCTCGCTCGTCTTTACCGCCCAGGAGGTCACCGCCACCCTCCTGCTGGGATACGAGATCGAAGACCGGGGCGAATCGATCGTGATATCGTGGGAACTGAGCGAGATTGACGAAGGAGCGCTATTCCATCTTCTGCGTTCGGAGAATTCATCGCCGGTCTTCTCCCTGCTGCCGTCCCAGGACCTTTCGAGGGAGGGGATGAAATTCAGATACGAAGACACCTCCTGCCAGGCCGGGGAAAAATACAGGTACCGTATCGTTGTCGATAACGACGCAACGAGAAAGATCCTTTTCGAGACTGAGGAGATATCTCTCCCAGAGCTGCAGATCTCTCTCGACCAGAACTACCCCAACCCCTTCAACCCGGCGACATCGATAAGTTTTACTCTTCCCCGGGGGGGAAAAGCCGATCTTTCCGTGTACAGCGTCGAAGGCAAGTTGATAGCGACGCTTCTCGACAGGGTCTGCGTGAAGGGGGAAAATACCGTCGTATGGAACGGATCGGACAGGAAGGGGAATCTTGTCCCGTCCGGAGTCTATTTCTACAGGCTCAGCGCCGGGAAGAAAGTCCTGACACGCAAGATGGTCCTGTTGCGCTGA
- a CDS encoding NAD(P)H-hydrate dehydratase has product MNSAAGRERIKEMYLVTSEEMRALDSETIERYEPGLVLMERAGQGIFESIVSRFEQPSNECVSIFLGRGNNAGDGLVTGRLLAAAGVKVVLLYMHEPEKFTPDAAKNYSRLDKARAEGKIDEIFLYLSDAGHKAAAALEKSTLVIDALLGTGINSPVRDEYIKVIDLINGCREPVVSVDIPSGIDATTGEVMGRAVVADLTVTMAFPKTGMVYYPGKSYCGAVDVVDIGIPQELVEKKGLRKRVLDIDLAVENMPARDPSAHKFECGSLLVIAGSVAYSGAAYLSAVSALRTGCGIVYLAAPSSIRTVIQSMAPEIIFISLPETKNGSISMEALKAFPAGLRYDAVVIGPGLTVEEETSRFVTSFVSECERPFLVDADGLNAFSGRFGDLRAISERQELILTPHAGELKRLTGSEIPASPPERERLLERLVEGSQITLVQKGAPTLIAHGIGEIDVNIHGHPGLATAGSGDVLSGTIGGMLAQGVTAGAAARTGVYLHSRAADLAAEETGERSMIASDCCEAIVLAMMELEEVLTPQLSENDHPGG; this is encoded by the coding sequence ATGAACTCGGCAGCAGGCAGGGAAAGGATAAAAGAGATGTATCTCGTTACAAGCGAAGAGATGAGAGCGCTCGACAGCGAGACGATTGAAAGGTACGAACCGGGGCTCGTTCTCATGGAGCGGGCGGGCCAGGGGATATTCGAGTCGATCGTGTCGCGTTTCGAACAACCGTCGAACGAATGCGTATCGATATTTCTCGGCAGGGGGAATAATGCCGGAGACGGTCTCGTCACGGGACGTCTTCTTGCCGCTGCGGGGGTAAAGGTCGTTCTGCTGTATATGCATGAACCGGAAAAATTCACCCCTGATGCCGCGAAAAACTATTCCCGCCTCGACAAGGCCAGGGCTGAAGGGAAAATAGACGAGATATTCCTCTATCTCTCCGATGCCGGGCACAAGGCGGCCGCCGCGCTGGAAAAGAGTACGCTCGTTATCGACGCCCTTCTCGGCACGGGGATCAACAGCCCGGTAAGGGATGAATATATTAAAGTGATAGACCTTATCAACGGCTGCCGGGAACCTGTCGTATCGGTCGATATACCATCGGGGATCGACGCGACGACAGGCGAGGTGATGGGACGGGCCGTGGTGGCCGACCTGACGGTGACGATGGCTTTTCCCAAGACGGGAATGGTCTACTACCCGGGGAAAAGCTATTGCGGCGCGGTCGATGTTGTCGATATAGGGATACCGCAGGAGCTGGTTGAAAAAAAGGGTCTGAGAAAGCGCGTCCTCGATATTGACCTCGCCGTCGAAAATATGCCGGCGAGGGATCCTTCGGCTCACAAGTTCGAATGCGGGTCCCTTCTTGTCATAGCCGGTAGCGTGGCCTATAGCGGCGCCGCTTATTTAAGCGCCGTTTCAGCGCTCAGGACAGGGTGCGGAATCGTATACCTTGCCGCGCCGTCATCTATAAGGACGGTCATCCAGTCAATGGCCCCGGAGATAATCTTTATCAGCTTGCCAGAGACGAAAAACGGCTCGATATCGATGGAAGCTCTGAAAGCCTTTCCGGCGGGGCTCAGGTACGATGCCGTCGTCATAGGGCCGGGTCTGACTGTGGAGGAGGAGACATCGCGTTTCGTGACAAGTTTTGTTTCGGAATGTGAAAGACCGTTCCTCGTCGATGCCGACGGACTGAACGCTTTTTCCGGCCGGTTCGGCGATCTGCGGGCCATATCGGAAAGGCAGGAGCTGATTCTTACTCCCCATGCCGGTGAATTGAAGAGGCTGACAGGAAGCGAGATTCCAGCCTCTCCTCCGGAGAGGGAGAGGTTACTCGAAAGACTCGTCGAGGGTTCTCAGATCACCCTTGTCCAGAAAGGAGCCCCGACCCTGATAGCGCACGGCATCGGAGAGATCGACGTAAATATCCACGGCCACCCCGGGCTGGCGACTGCCGGAAGTGGAGATGTTCTTTCCGGGACGATCGGAGGGATGCTCGCGCAGGGAGTGACTGCCGGGGCCGCGGCGAGAACAGGGGTCTATCTTCATTCGAGGGCTGCCGATCTTGCCGCCGAAGAGACGGGGGAACGAAGCATGATCGCCTCCGACTGCTGCGAAGCGATCGTTCTCGCCATGATGGAACTTGAAGAGGTCCTAACGCCGCAGCTCTCCGAAAACGACCATCCGGGGGGATAA
- a CDS encoding CPBP family intramembrane metalloprotease, with amino-acid sequence MNDDSEKDDLEREPEDIPFTLAGYVNNYILLVYSVSCLLIYLTVSIMFFLEGLTVLSLILPSIAGIVLPLYFLTRRFGLSFRREFRLSRPDPALTAIVLLIAAGSILPANAITWLIEEESSVNNDYIEFLISIKPKGLLSFIAILSGTVIISPFGEELLFRGFIQQIFHRNMTAGRAVILSGLVFGASHFNLPHLASLVILGIILGFIFCMTGNLVYPFMAHAAFNLVSLIDLNMTSEEVIRLGERTPPSLSWTILSVAACAAGVYLLRRSSASGKKTG; translated from the coding sequence ATGAATGACGATTCAGAAAAAGACGATCTCGAACGTGAGCCGGAAGATATCCCCTTCACTCTCGCCGGTTACGTGAATAACTACATCCTACTCGTTTATTCCGTTTCCTGTCTTCTGATCTACCTGACCGTATCGATAATGTTCTTTCTCGAGGGACTGACAGTGCTATCCCTGATACTACCATCGATCGCCGGGATCGTCCTGCCCCTCTATTTCCTAACGAGAAGATTCGGACTTTCATTCCGCCGGGAGTTCAGGCTGAGCCGCCCCGACCCGGCGCTTACAGCGATCGTCCTTCTGATAGCTGCCGGTTCTATTCTCCCGGCAAACGCCATCACATGGCTGATCGAGGAGGAAAGCTCCGTAAATAATGATTATATCGAATTCCTTATTTCAATCAAGCCCAAAGGGCTGCTTTCCTTTATCGCCATATTGTCCGGAACGGTAATAATCTCCCCTTTCGGGGAAGAACTTCTCTTCAGAGGATTCATACAACAGATCTTCCACAGGAACATGACGGCAGGGAGAGCAGTGATCCTTTCAGGTCTGGTCTTCGGAGCATCCCATTTCAACCTGCCCCACCTGGCGAGCCTCGTCATACTGGGGATCATCCTTGGATTTATCTTCTGCATGACGGGCAATCTTGTCTATCCGTTCATGGCTCACGCCGCTTTCAACCTTGTCTCGCTGATCGATCTCAATATGACCAGCGAAGAGGTGATACGGCTCGGCGAAAGGACCCCACCGTCACTCTCTTGGACGATCCTTTCCGTCGCGGCGTGCGCGGCGGGGGTCTATCTTCTTAGAAGATCTTCCGCTTCCGGCAAAAAAACGGGATGA
- the tsaD gene encoding tRNA (adenosine(37)-N6)-threonylcarbamoyltransferase complex transferase subunit TsaD, giving the protein MQVEELYLGIETSCDDTSCAIYSPERGIVVQMTSAQLDHEKYGGVVPEIASRSHMRTLLPLYCSVMEKAGIEPGDLSGIAVTNGPGLTGSLLVGLSFAKALSYGAGVPLVGVHHLEGHILANAIDGDFETPSVVLVVSGGHSQFLKVDRPGRYEFLGGTKDDAAGEAFDKIAKMLGLSYPGGPSIEKAAEKGRRDAYQFPRALKNSGECDLSFSGLKTAVRLRFESMDDRTGSVVADIAASAQEAIVDILTIKARLASSRSGVDRLYIAGGVAANKRLREVMKRSLGREGVSVSWPDFHYCTDNAAMIACAGYYHFAAGKTAGLELNTFPRGQLESWA; this is encoded by the coding sequence ATTCAGGTGGAGGAACTCTATCTAGGCATCGAGACCTCGTGCGACGACACTTCGTGCGCCATCTATTCACCGGAAAGGGGGATAGTGGTCCAGATGACCTCGGCGCAGCTCGACCATGAGAAGTATGGCGGTGTCGTGCCGGAAATAGCTTCGAGATCCCATATGCGCACCCTTCTGCCTCTCTATTGTTCCGTCATGGAAAAGGCAGGGATCGAACCCGGAGACCTCTCGGGGATAGCGGTGACGAACGGACCGGGACTGACCGGTTCGCTTCTGGTCGGACTCTCGTTCGCAAAGGCCCTGTCGTACGGGGCAGGCGTACCCCTTGTCGGCGTCCATCATCTAGAGGGACATATCCTGGCCAACGCGATCGACGGGGATTTCGAGACTCCATCTGTCGTGCTGGTAGTCTCCGGGGGACATTCCCAGTTCCTCAAGGTCGACAGGCCGGGCAGGTATGAATTTCTTGGAGGGACGAAGGATGACGCGGCAGGAGAAGCTTTCGACAAGATAGCGAAGATGCTCGGTCTTTCCTATCCGGGAGGGCCTTCGATTGAAAAAGCAGCGGAAAAGGGTAGAAGAGATGCCTATCAATTCCCAAGGGCGCTGAAAAATTCGGGTGAATGCGATCTTTCGTTCTCCGGTCTGAAGACCGCCGTAAGATTGCGATTTGAATCGATGGACGACCGGACAGGGAGCGTCGTGGCGGATATCGCCGCCTCGGCGCAGGAGGCGATCGTCGATATCCTCACCATCAAAGCGAGGCTGGCTTCAAGCAGGTCAGGCGTTGACCGGTTGTATATAGCCGGTGGAGTAGCGGCAAACAAAAGATTGAGAGAGGTGATGAAAAGATCTCTTGGCAGGGAGGGAGTGAGCGTCTCCTGGCCCGACTTTCACTATTGCACCGACAATGCCGCCATGATCGCGTGCGCCGGGTACTATCATTTTGCAGCGGGAAAGACCGCCGGTCTTGAACTCAACACTTTTCCCCGTGGACAGCTCGAATCCTGGGCATAG
- a CDS encoding T9SS type A sorting domain-containing protein, translated as MKNTFLLSLACFLLLTAHAAQAQYQVGDYVVSGGGNYASGERIIIFTLGQTGFTYASGAENTIEAGFWKVAWISSTIDVAISLFSAECGAEGVLLRWDAASAAVFDGFNIYRGEGRKPERFIRINGAIIPPAGKQEFLDENAGQGKIYTYRIAAVENGIETISSETVVETPPGRVTLYQNYPNPFNPSTNISFYIPSPAAVSLDIFDVAGAKVKTVVKRSMPEGKYSFTWDGANDLGASASSGVYYCRLKAGKKIITGKLVLLR; from the coding sequence ATGAAGAACACCTTTTTGCTGTCACTCGCCTGCTTCCTGCTGCTGACGGCGCATGCCGCGCAGGCGCAGTACCAGGTGGGTGACTACGTCGTAAGCGGAGGAGGCAATTACGCGTCCGGGGAAAGGATAATAATCTTCACCCTGGGGCAGACCGGCTTCACTTACGCGAGCGGGGCGGAAAACACGATCGAGGCGGGGTTCTGGAAAGTCGCGTGGATCTCGTCGACTATCGATGTGGCGATCTCTTTATTCTCGGCCGAGTGCGGCGCTGAAGGCGTCCTGCTGAGATGGGACGCGGCAAGCGCTGCCGTCTTCGACGGATTCAACATCTACAGGGGGGAAGGAAGGAAGCCAGAGCGATTCATCAGGATAAACGGCGCCATCATCCCCCCGGCCGGAAAGCAGGAATTTCTAGATGAAAACGCCGGGCAGGGGAAAATATACACATACAGGATCGCGGCCGTCGAAAACGGGATCGAGACGATCTCGTCAGAGACTGTCGTTGAAACGCCTCCCGGCAGGGTGACTCTCTATCAGAATTATCCAAACCCTTTCAATCCCTCTACAAATATTTCCTTCTACATCCCTTCCCCAGCGGCGGTAAGCCTTGATATCTTCGACGTAGCCGGCGCAAAGGTGAAGACTGTCGTCAAAAGATCGATGCCGGAAGGAAAATATTCGTTCACCTGGGACGGGGCGAACGATCTCGGGGCGAGCGCAAGTTCCGGAGTCTATTACTGCCGGCTGAAGGCGGGTAAAAAAATCATCACCGGCAAACTGGTCCTGCTCAGATAG